CCCGCGCCGTTCGGGCAAACGGTAACTCCCTAACCGGCAGGCGTGCATTTTCCCTGTTTGCGGAACGGCGGCGGCGCCCCGTCAGTTTCCCGGTGCCGTTTTGGGGCCAACGGGCGGAAATATTCGCACCATCCGCCTGCGGCCGTGAAACACTTCCATAGGACAATGTGCGTGTGGAGGTGTGGGAATGATGAAGAATGTCGATGCGGGCGAGAATTCCGGCATAGCGATGAATTCGCGGGTGTTGGTGTTTCCCGGAACTGATCATGAAAAGTCCGGTGTTGTAGTCGAGGATTTTGCTGACGCGGCAGGAAAGGCGGTCGAGATCGGTGGCCACACGATCGTCGAGGCGGCCCGTCGATGGGCGGTCACACTCGATGACGGGGGACTGGTGTTCGTCGACGACGACAGCCTGACCGCAGAACCGACGGACTGACCCCGTCACCCCGCCGTGACGGCGACCACCGGCGAGGTTCTCTTCTCGTCCTTCATCTTCTCGAACAACTCGACGTAATAGGGCAGGCACGCCGCCATCGCCTGCTCGGTGGTGAACAATGGCCGATACCCCAGATCCCGCTCCGCTTTCGCGATCGAGAAGTAGTTGTCGAGGTAAACCCGTTCCACGCCAAGGGGTTCCAGTGGCGGTTTGGGCAGCCCGAAGCGGAAGTGCAGCCGCTGCCAGACCGTCATCACGAAACGCACGAGCCGACCCGGCACCCGCAGCCGCGGGTAGCGCTCGCCGCACGCCTCCACGACGGGACGGGAGAACTCGAACATGTTGACCGGCTCCCCGTCGTTGATGAAATACGCCTGACCGGGTGCGGTTCCGCCGGGTACCAGGTGCTGCGCGGCGAGGATGAAACCGTGAATGAGGTTGTGCACGTACGAGTTGTCGAGTTTGACGTTCTTGCTGCCCACCAACACCTTGACATGGCCGGCCAGCACACTTTCGAAGACCTTCCGGAACATCGTCTGGTCACCACGGCCCCAGATGCCACTCGGCCGGATCGAGCAGGTCAGCATGCCGTCGACACCGTTCTCGGCGAGGACGAACTTCTCCGCCACCACCTTGGTCTCGGTGTAGAGATCGTTGAACCGCTCGGTGTAGGGCAAGGTCTCGTCGCCGGCGACGATGCGTTTGCCGCCCACCACCACACTGTTGGACGCGGTGTAGACGAACCGCTGCACCCCAGCAGCCCTCGCTGCGCGCACGAGGTTCTCGGTGCCGCCGACGTTGACGGCGAAGCTGCGGCGGCGGTACTCCTCGGTGACCGAGGCGCCGCCCATCAGGTCGATGATCGCTGCGGTGTGGATGACGGTGTCGACGCCGGCGACCGCGGCG
Above is a window of Mycolicibacterium baixiangningiae DNA encoding:
- a CDS encoding 3-beta-hydroxysteroid dehydrogenase; translated protein: MGDASLTTELGRVLVTGGSGFVGANLVTELLERGHHVRSFDRVPSPLPRHPLLETLEGDICDVETVAAAVAGVDTVIHTAAIIDLMGGASVTEEYRRRSFAVNVGGTENLVRAARAAGVQRFVYTASNSVVVGGKRIVAGDETLPYTERFNDLYTETKVVAEKFVLAENGVDGMLTCSIRPSGIWGRGDQTMFRKVFESVLAGHVKVLVGSKNVKLDNSYVHNLIHGFILAAQHLVPGGTAPGQAYFINDGEPVNMFEFSRPVVEACGERYPRLRVPGRLVRFVMTVWQRLHFRFGLPKPPLEPLGVERVYLDNYFSIAKAERDLGYRPLFTTEQAMAACLPYYVELFEKMKDEKRTSPVVAVTAG